The Thermoplasmata archaeon genome window below encodes:
- a CDS encoding alpha/beta hydrolase-fold protein, whose translation MTWKVPTDARAEEMFPPELSGRIETHRFTSTVLRGNPWGDPTERSVPVYIPPSGRTEGRPLLILLSGYTGAGPAHFRSSDYLRESIVARLDRLIRSGAAAEAVMVGPDCITTLGGSQYMNSSATGRYEDYVVDEIVPMIQAKYRTGPTVTLGTSSGGYGALFLALRHPDVFRAAASNAGDMYFEYCYPPDFPHALRAIRRAGGPEALLRTLFQTPTDGFGPKNEDLQALSTMAYASCYSAIDSEPGRFDLPFDLDSGELRPDVWARWLAWDPVRMIREERYRSALRSLAYVYADGGLKDEFGLDVSSRVFAAEARRQGVSIDHQEFPGGHFDKGPRYDVMIPRLLRAVGFPPAPK comes from the coding sequence ATGACCTGGAAAGTCCCGACCGATGCACGCGCCGAAGAGATGTTCCCTCCGGAGTTGAGCGGCCGGATCGAGACCCATCGGTTCACGAGTACGGTGCTCCGCGGGAATCCATGGGGAGATCCGACCGAGCGCAGCGTGCCCGTCTACATCCCACCGTCCGGCCGCACCGAGGGCCGACCGCTCTTGATCTTGCTTTCGGGCTACACGGGAGCCGGCCCGGCCCACTTCCGTTCTTCGGACTACTTGCGCGAATCGATCGTAGCTCGGCTCGATCGCCTGATCCGGAGCGGTGCCGCCGCCGAGGCCGTCATGGTCGGGCCGGACTGCATCACGACGCTCGGAGGAAGCCAGTACATGAACTCGAGCGCCACGGGACGCTACGAGGACTACGTCGTCGACGAGATCGTTCCAATGATCCAAGCGAAGTACCGCACGGGGCCGACCGTGACCCTGGGGACTTCGAGCGGAGGGTACGGGGCCCTGTTCTTGGCGCTGCGGCACCCCGATGTCTTCCGCGCCGCGGCGTCGAACGCGGGGGACATGTACTTCGAGTATTGCTATCCGCCGGATTTCCCCCACGCCCTCCGCGCCATCCGCAGAGCCGGGGGGCCGGAAGCACTGCTACGCACGCTGTTCCAAACTCCGACCGACGGCTTCGGACCGAAGAACGAGGATCTGCAGGCGCTGTCGACGATGGCGTATGCCTCCTGCTACTCGGCGATCGACTCCGAACCGGGCCGATTCGACCTACCGTTCGACCTCGACTCCGGAGAGCTCCGGCCCGACGTCTGGGCGAGGTGGCTCGCCTGGGACCCGGTCCGCATGATCCGTGAGGAGAGGTACCGATCCGCGCTCCGGTCGCTCGCCTACGTCTACGCCGATGGCGGCCTGAAGGACGAGTTCGGGCTGGATGTCTCTTCCCGTGTCTTCGCGGCCGAGGCACGACGCCAGGGGGTCTCCATCGATCACCAGGAGTTTCCCGGAGGCCACTTCGACAAAGGCCCGCGATACGATGTGATGATCCCGCGCCTGCTCCGGGCGGTGGGCTTCCCGCCGGCCCCGAAGTGA
- a CDS encoding thioredoxin family protein — MEKWGAEAFRGDRLDRPGDWGVCFLADWCPFCRDYVPRFQRLDGVAPFPLAVADVTDLESPLWDIFHIDVVPTLVAFRDGKAIWRKDGVRMVGLNARDLDELRQALAR, encoded by the coding sequence ATGGAGAAGTGGGGTGCGGAAGCGTTCCGCGGGGATCGGCTCGACCGGCCCGGAGATTGGGGAGTCTGCTTCCTCGCCGACTGGTGCCCGTTCTGCCGGGATTACGTGCCCCGGTTCCAGAGGCTCGATGGGGTCGCTCCGTTCCCCCTCGCCGTCGCCGATGTCACGGACCTCGAGAGTCCCCTGTGGGACATCTTTCACATCGACGTCGTCCCCACGCTCGTCGCGTTCCGCGACGGAAAGGCGATCTGGCGCAAAGACGGGGTGCGAATGGTCGGACTCAACGCGAGGGACCTCGACGAGCTACGCCAAGCGCTCGCCCGGTGA
- a CDS encoding SDR family oxidoreductase, with protein sequence MESTSKPVALVTGGGTGLGLAIAAGLADDGYDLAIASRSDEHLTRGSAALRRHGARVVAVRTDVREPDQVDHLLAEIQREYGRLDVLINNAAGNFPVAAESLSPNGWRAVVGIVLDGTFFCSRAAFPMLSRSPHASIVNIIAAYAWMSGPGTVHSAAAKAGVLALTRTLAVEWASRGIRVNAVAPGPIRTEGTDRQLWTSEELVERVRRGIPMGRFGTPEEIADAVRFLVSSRAGYITGQVLAIDGGQWLGTGVMELLRPFVSDRSSVPPGNPPG encoded by the coding sequence GTGGAATCCACCTCGAAGCCCGTAGCACTCGTCACCGGAGGGGGTACGGGTCTCGGGCTTGCGATCGCGGCGGGGCTGGCCGACGACGGGTACGACCTCGCGATCGCGAGCCGATCGGACGAGCACCTGACCCGCGGCTCGGCCGCTTTGCGCCGGCACGGGGCTCGGGTCGTCGCGGTCCGGACGGACGTGAGGGAGCCGGATCAGGTCGATCATCTCCTCGCGGAGATCCAGCGCGAATACGGACGACTCGACGTCCTCATCAACAACGCCGCCGGCAACTTCCCGGTCGCCGCCGAGTCGTTGTCCCCGAACGGATGGAGAGCCGTCGTGGGGATCGTCCTGGACGGGACGTTCTTCTGCTCGCGGGCGGCGTTCCCCATGCTCTCTCGCTCGCCCCACGCCTCGATCGTCAACATCATCGCGGCGTACGCATGGATGAGCGGGCCGGGAACCGTTCACTCGGCGGCCGCCAAGGCCGGAGTGCTGGCGCTCACCCGGACCCTCGCGGTCGAGTGGGCCTCCCGGGGGATCCGGGTGAACGCCGTCGCTCCCGGACCGATCCGCACAGAGGGCACCGATCGACAGCTGTGGACCTCGGAGGAGCTCGTCGAGCGGGTCCGGCGCGGCATCCCCATGGGACGGTTCGGAACCCCGGAGGAGATCGCCGACGCAGTTCGTTTCCTCGTGAGCTCTCGGGCGGGCTACATCACCGGCCAGGTCCTTGCCATCGACGGGGGCCAGTGGCTCGGCACGGGGGTCATGGAGCTCCTCCGGCCGTTCGTGTCCGACCGCTCCTCAGTGCCTCCCGGGAACCCCCCGGGGTGA
- a CDS encoding alpha/beta hydrolase, whose product MPSIHANGVELHYVARGSEGDPAALVHGSWVDLRSWRAVLPGLAGSMQVIAYDRRGHGQSTFVPRAHALESDAADLGALLEATNHYPAHLVGHSYGAIVALRLAVDRPELVRSLSLHEPPYLGLLDDDPATAPEAERLRSGLRAEQDRIRRGDLEGAAREVFGHFAGDPTAWDRFRPETRAELLRYTPRWLEEFSDPATERPPAGPGLRELLIPILLTEGTVSPAFLHRMSVALERALVNATVRQLRDAGHDPQITHPDLYVATLLAFLVERNVPTM is encoded by the coding sequence ATGCCGAGTATCCACGCGAACGGAGTCGAGCTCCACTACGTGGCCCGGGGCAGCGAGGGAGATCCGGCCGCACTCGTGCATGGGTCCTGGGTCGACCTACGGTCCTGGCGCGCGGTCCTTCCGGGACTCGCCGGATCGATGCAGGTGATCGCCTACGACCGTCGGGGGCACGGGCAGAGCACGTTCGTCCCTCGAGCCCACGCTCTGGAGAGTGACGCGGCCGATCTCGGCGCCCTGCTCGAGGCCACGAACCACTATCCGGCCCACCTCGTCGGACACTCCTACGGGGCGATCGTGGCGCTCCGCCTCGCCGTAGATCGGCCCGAGCTGGTGCGCAGCCTGTCGCTGCACGAGCCGCCGTACCTGGGCCTGCTGGACGACGATCCAGCAACGGCCCCCGAGGCGGAGCGCTTGCGCTCGGGCCTTCGCGCGGAGCAGGACCGGATCCGGCGCGGGGACCTGGAAGGGGCGGCGCGGGAGGTCTTCGGGCACTTCGCCGGGGACCCGACGGCGTGGGATCGGTTCCGGCCCGAGACGCGGGCCGAGCTGCTGCGCTACACTCCGCGATGGCTGGAGGAGTTCAGCGACCCGGCGACGGAACGACCCCCGGCGGGACCGGGCCTCCGCGAGCTGCTGATCCCGATCCTCCTGACGGAGGGAACGGTGAGCCCGGCCTTCCTGCACCGCATGAGCGTGGCGCTCGAGCGAGCCCTCGTTAACGCGACCGTGCGGCAACTGCGGGACGCGGGACACGATCCGCAGATCACCCACCCGGACCTCTACGTCGCCACCCTGCTCGCATTCCTCGTCGAACGCAACGTACCGACGATGTAG
- a CDS encoding class I SAM-dependent methyltransferase — protein sequence MTDRIELAPETRRFARTLLDTYSHATLALMIDLGSRTGLWKTLAEAPGTSAEIAQRSHLTERYVREWLSAVAAAGIVAYEPRRRTFSLDPDRAVCLTGDSPYNLAAGSRMALVGAPQASRLVRAFRRGGGVRYSAYLPDFPQIMDELNRRRYDALLVQAYLPLARGLAARLRAGARLADLGCGSAHTTHLLARAFPRSTFIAIDDASAALRMARAEARAWGLTNVEHVRGKIERVTEFGPFDAVTMFDAIHDLADPPAALRAVARSLKPGGILFAEEPRASSRLEANLGNPGAAFLYGISVSYCLPVSLAHGSAGLGTAWGVERARRLLHASGFHRVETHNAPANSLAVLYVARRR from the coding sequence GTGACCGATCGGATCGAACTCGCCCCCGAGACGCGCCGGTTCGCGCGAACGCTTCTCGATACGTACTCCCACGCGACGCTCGCGCTGATGATCGACCTCGGGTCCCGGACCGGCCTATGGAAGACCCTCGCGGAGGCCCCCGGCACGAGCGCGGAGATCGCCCAGCGCTCGCACCTGACGGAGCGGTACGTTCGCGAGTGGCTGAGCGCGGTCGCCGCGGCGGGCATCGTGGCCTACGAGCCGCGCCGCCGCACATTCTCCCTGGATCCCGATCGCGCGGTCTGCCTCACGGGAGACTCGCCGTACAATCTAGCGGCCGGCAGCCGAATGGCGCTTGTCGGCGCCCCTCAGGCATCCCGCCTCGTTCGGGCGTTCCGCCGCGGAGGCGGGGTCCGGTACTCGGCCTATCTTCCCGACTTCCCCCAGATCATGGATGAGCTCAACCGCCGGAGATACGACGCCTTGCTGGTGCAAGCGTACCTTCCGCTCGCGCGGGGGCTCGCGGCGCGACTGCGGGCGGGCGCGCGTCTCGCCGACCTGGGCTGTGGGAGTGCGCACACGACGCACCTCCTGGCTCGAGCGTTCCCCCGTTCCACATTCATCGCGATCGACGACGCCTCGGCGGCGTTGCGCATGGCGCGCGCCGAGGCCCGCGCCTGGGGCCTGACGAACGTCGAGCACGTGCGAGGCAAGATCGAACGCGTGACCGAGTTCGGGCCCTTCGATGCGGTCACGATGTTCGATGCGATCCACGATCTCGCAGATCCTCCCGCTGCGCTCCGAGCCGTGGCGCGCTCGCTCAAGCCGGGCGGGATCTTGTTCGCGGAGGAACCGCGAGCATCGAGCCGCCTCGAGGCGAACCTCGGGAACCCGGGGGCCGCGTTTCTCTACGGTATCAGCGTCTCGTACTGCCTGCCGGTGTCGCTCGCGCACGGGAGCGCGGGCTTGGGGACGGCGTGGGGAGTGGAGCGGGCACGCCGGCTACTGCACGCGAGCGGCTTCCATCGCGTCGAGACCCACAATGCGCCGGCGAACTCCCTCGCGGTCCTCTACGTCGCGCGTCGTCGGTGA
- a CDS encoding SDR family NAD(P)-dependent oxidoreductase: MNARGGEEGPSRNRQGSPGAWRPGTFLVTGRGPPEDASTRTGPVCLLTGATSGIGEVVAARLAAQGARMLLVGRSAERGAQTIERIHSTVPGADLRFYLSDLSRPVEVRRLATEVRASSDHLDVLINNAGAIFFTQTLTAEGNEATFALNVLAPFLLTELLLDRLKPHHGRVVNVSSAAHRTAGLHLEDLDRARGYSAWGAYGQSKLALLMVTYEAARRHAGLGVTFNACHPGFIRSRFGDAGGTFSARAFRVAKRMFGLSPEHGADTPTYVATAPELAGVTGRYFVQSRPHGSSRASRDREAAGCLWEICLERTAAYRAPLP, encoded by the coding sequence GTGAACGCTCGAGGCGGCGAGGAGGGCCCCTCCCGCAACCGCCAAGGGTCCCCGGGAGCGTGGCGCCCCGGTACCTTTCTCGTGACCGGCCGAGGACCCCCGGAGGACGCATCCACCCGCACCGGACCCGTCTGCCTGCTCACGGGAGCGACCTCGGGCATCGGGGAGGTCGTGGCCGCCCGTCTCGCGGCCCAGGGCGCTCGGATGCTTCTCGTGGGCCGCTCCGCGGAGCGCGGAGCGCAGACGATCGAGCGAATCCATAGCACGGTCCCCGGCGCCGATCTCCGCTTCTACCTCTCGGATCTCTCCCGACCGGTGGAGGTCCGCCGTCTCGCGACAGAGGTCCGGGCCTCTTCGGACCATCTCGACGTGCTGATCAACAACGCCGGGGCGATCTTCTTCACCCAGACCCTCACCGCCGAGGGCAACGAGGCCACGTTCGCGCTGAACGTCCTCGCTCCGTTCCTTCTGACCGAGCTCCTGCTCGATCGGCTCAAGCCCCACCACGGGCGCGTGGTGAACGTCTCCTCGGCGGCCCATCGGACCGCCGGCCTCCACCTCGAGGATCTCGACCGCGCCCGGGGATACTCGGCGTGGGGGGCCTACGGCCAGTCCAAGCTCGCCCTGCTGATGGTGACGTACGAGGCCGCTCGGCGCCACGCGGGCCTCGGGGTCACCTTCAACGCCTGCCACCCGGGCTTCATCCGCAGCCGATTCGGCGACGCGGGGGGAACGTTCTCGGCCCGGGCCTTCCGCGTCGCGAAGCGAATGTTCGGGCTATCTCCTGAGCACGGGGCCGACACCCCGACGTACGTCGCGACGGCTCCGGAGCTCGCGGGCGTCACCGGCCGCTACTTCGTCCAGAGCCGACCCCACGGCTCCTCGCGCGCCTCTCGCGACCGCGAGGCGGCGGGTTGTCTGTGGGAGATCTGCCTCGAGCGGACCGCGGCGTACCGGGCGCCTCTTCCCTGA
- a CDS encoding 4Fe-4S dicluster domain-containing protein translates to MVTVEVQHNKCTGCQHCRDVCPVTVFEMQPREKFPDAVDDPAVAAKFQFRVEKSAVIAGPDCIMCEACLAECEGECITIVDDEGKVHQSTYK, encoded by the coding sequence ATGGTTACCGTAGAAGTCCAGCACAACAAGTGCACGGGTTGCCAGCACTGCCGCGATGTTTGCCCTGTGACGGTGTTCGAGATGCAACCCCGCGAGAAGTTCCCGGACGCCGTGGACGACCCGGCCGTAGCCGCGAAGTTCCAGTTCCGGGTCGAGAAGTCCGCCGTCATCGCTGGACCGGACTGCATCATGTGCGAAGCGTGTCTCGCGGAGTGCGAGGGCGAATGCATCACGATCGTGGACGACGAGGGCAAGGTCCACCAGTCCACGTACAAGTAG
- a CDS encoding HAD family hydrolase, with the protein MAAITFDLWHTLIQLAPEAEDRYIGLQEATLAEILRTSPPAPGREPGRAIDPADAAHEAWTSALAREGRGAPISDLARVAAGHAGRRPEPERWVAAIETLVAAQPFEEVPGARDQLRRLVDEGYRIAVVSNLVGESGQSMRRVLERLDMARFIESWALSEELPWAKPAPEIFWKALEPIGTLPADAVHFGDLGSDVHGARAAGFRCSVLFQGARNYGALYAALSHTEDRIDPPPERVLSSWKDLPPLLEDLFPHDRPSGRAP; encoded by the coding sequence ATGGCCGCCATCACCTTCGATCTATGGCACACGCTGATCCAGCTGGCTCCCGAGGCCGAGGACCGGTACATCGGGCTGCAGGAGGCTACACTTGCCGAAATCCTCCGGACCTCCCCTCCTGCGCCCGGGCGCGAGCCGGGACGGGCGATAGATCCGGCCGATGCCGCCCACGAAGCGTGGACCTCGGCGCTCGCGCGCGAGGGCCGAGGTGCGCCGATCTCTGACCTCGCCCGCGTCGCGGCGGGCCACGCGGGACGGCGACCGGAGCCGGAGCGCTGGGTCGCCGCCATCGAGACCCTGGTGGCGGCCCAGCCCTTCGAGGAGGTCCCGGGGGCCCGGGACCAGCTTCGCCGGCTGGTCGACGAGGGCTACCGAATCGCGGTCGTTTCGAACTTGGTAGGAGAGAGCGGCCAGAGCATGCGCAGGGTCTTGGAGCGCCTCGACATGGCCCGGTTCATCGAGTCCTGGGCGCTCAGTGAAGAGCTTCCATGGGCGAAGCCCGCGCCGGAGATCTTCTGGAAGGCCCTCGAGCCGATCGGGACGTTGCCGGCCGATGCGGTACACTTCGGGGATCTCGGCAGTGACGTCCACGGCGCCCGGGCCGCGGGGTTCCGCTGCTCGGTCCTCTTCCAGGGAGCGCGCAACTACGGGGCCTTGTACGCGGCGCTTTCCCACACCGAGGACCGGATTGACCCGCCTCCGGAGCGGGTGCTCTCATCGTGGAAGGATCTGCCCCCGCTGCTCGAGGACCTCTTCCCCCACGATCGCCCCTCCGGCCGCGCGCCGTAG
- a CDS encoding metal-dependent hydrolase, which translates to MDLFTHVLVAYLITFGITGLQPGYLAAGALAGGLPDADALLFPLSKRWPLLRHHGITHSLLGVTVIAVAGAFLAPLILPGSPWIYFIVMEIGGCAHILQDGFTNFSVPPLAPFSERKLELDADRAINFFTLIVSVVAFYLLLGVERNSVAYSIYLGTLWALAGFFIAYFALRLSARLYVGRRLHRLGDYDHVVPTSNPFVWIVISERKSADRMRTSFARYVFGRGITRGPLTVDVPLESPGSPDRPVTSAEDALERSYPLARNSSRFLADSYHFGYVWDDGTTGYVVTWYSLEFGAFGRSAAVDVRFPRSGGTPTVKHAFRRIPAPWTV; encoded by the coding sequence GTGGACCTCTTCACCCACGTCCTCGTCGCCTACCTCATCACATTCGGGATCACGGGGCTTCAGCCCGGATACCTCGCGGCCGGCGCGCTGGCCGGTGGGCTCCCGGACGCGGACGCCCTCCTGTTCCCGTTGAGCAAGCGCTGGCCGCTGTTGCGCCACCATGGGATCACCCACTCGCTGCTCGGGGTGACCGTCATAGCGGTCGCGGGCGCCTTCCTCGCGCCTCTGATCCTCCCGGGGAGCCCCTGGATCTACTTCATCGTCATGGAGATCGGAGGCTGCGCCCATATCCTCCAGGATGGGTTCACGAACTTCTCCGTGCCACCGCTCGCTCCGTTCTCCGAGCGCAAGCTCGAGCTCGACGCCGACCGGGCGATCAACTTCTTCACGCTGATCGTGAGCGTCGTCGCCTTCTACCTCCTCCTCGGGGTCGAGCGTAACAGCGTGGCCTACTCGATCTACCTCGGCACGCTCTGGGCGCTCGCGGGGTTCTTCATCGCGTACTTCGCGTTGCGACTCTCGGCCCGCCTCTACGTCGGTCGTCGCTTGCATCGCCTCGGCGACTACGATCACGTCGTCCCGACGTCCAACCCGTTCGTGTGGATCGTGATCTCCGAGCGCAAGAGCGCCGACCGGATGCGCACGAGCTTCGCCCGCTACGTCTTCGGGCGTGGCATCACCCGGGGGCCCCTCACGGTGGACGTCCCGCTCGAGTCCCCCGGATCCCCCGACCGGCCCGTCACGAGCGCGGAGGACGCGCTCGAGCGCTCGTACCCGCTCGCACGGAACTCGAGCCGCTTCCTCGCCGACAGCTATCACTTCGGGTACGTGTGGGACGACGGCACGACGGGGTACGTCGTCACCTGGTACTCGCTCGAGTTCGGCGCGTTCGGCCGATCCGCCGCGGTGGACGTGCGCTTCCCACGGAGCGGAGGCACGCCCACCGTGAAGCACGCGTTCCGGCGGATCCCCGCGCCTTGGACCGTCTGA
- a CDS encoding elongation factor 1-beta has product MGQVAVLFRLMPTGVETNMEGIAQAVRAAMPEGVRVRGMQVKDIAFGLRALLVSVVMTDEGGVLDSTEQALAKIPHVESVEVMEEGLL; this is encoded by the coding sequence ATGGGTCAAGTGGCCGTGCTCTTCCGCCTGATGCCCACGGGTGTCGAGACGAACATGGAAGGGATCGCGCAGGCCGTGCGGGCCGCGATGCCCGAGGGCGTCCGGGTCCGCGGCATGCAGGTCAAGGACATCGCGTTCGGGCTCAGGGCCCTCCTCGTGAGCGTCGTCATGACGGACGAGGGCGGCGTGCTCGATTCGACGGAACAGGCCCTGGCCAAGATCCCCCACGTAGAGTCCGTCGAGGTGATGGAGGAAGGCCTGCTGTAA
- a CDS encoding zinc finger domain-containing protein encodes MAEAATLECTSCGNALPVKGSTQFVCPGCGEATIGRCPRCRDQSVLYTCPKCGFTGP; translated from the coding sequence ATGGCAGAGGCTGCGACCCTCGAATGCACCAGCTGCGGCAACGCCCTGCCCGTCAAGGGCTCGACCCAGTTCGTGTGCCCGGGCTGCGGGGAGGCCACGATCGGCCGCTGCCCGCGCTGCCGCGATCAGAGCGTGCTCTACACGTGCCCGAAGTGCGGGTTCACGGGGCCCTGA